The Coregonus clupeaformis isolate EN_2021a chromosome 35, ASM2061545v1, whole genome shotgun sequence genome includes the window TGACCCTGAGGTCTCCCCTGTGGAGAAATCAAAGGAGACCAAGCAGAAAGAGAAGAAGCAGAGCATCTATCCAGCTGTGGCGGCCCTGCAGCTGTTCACTCTCTTCTGCTGTGGAGGGAAAGTCAAGCTGAAGAAAACTCGTGCCTCTCAGTACAGACAGAGTAAAAAGGACCAGGACGAAGATACTGCATCTGATACTGGTGAGTATTATGGGTTGTCTGTTGATTAGATATAGAATGATATTGCTCCACTTGGAAAGATGTGTCTTCAAAATCAAAATGTCTAAACAGGCTCAGACTGGTCTGGAGGAGATGTTACAACCAAAAAGGTCAAGGACAAGAGTAATGGAAaggtagggagggagaaagaCTGGACTGAAGTCCAGCTATTGAAATCATCTCAAGACCACGAACACAGAAGTACAACACCAGAAACAGACAAGGGAACTCATTTGGGACAAAGGCCGAACTCTGTTAGACAAGCAAACATGCTGTATCATATTTTATCGTGAGCAAAAGATCTTTCCCATAATGTTTTATCATTGTGTATTGCAATTGTCTTATGCAGGCAAATCAAAGGACACCCCGGCAAGTAAAGACCCATGTGGAGGAAATATACATAAGACCTGACTCTCCGACTCTACCACGTGCCCACGTAAGTTACTGAAACCTGACTTACTATACGGACAGACAGAGATTCACACATCCAGGCAGTTTCCCCTCTGACCTCAACCTAACCCCCCTCTTCCTCCGGGTAGAGCTCCCTCTCCCAGTTCTCCCTGGCTAGGAACCTGGCCATCCTCCCGCTGGAGTGGCAGCTACCTGGAGTCCCTCTGACCACCTCGTCTATGGCAACTAGGACAGAGAGAAAGCCATCCACTACCAACACTTCGACACAGGcgcagacagaaacacagacaacagatatgaacacagacacacagaccactgCCACCTCTCAGAGACAGATCTCCATGGTGACCACCCAGTCATCAGAGACCATGACAGAGGTTCACACATCTGACTCAAGCACCCAGAACTCCACTCCTGACATGGCACTGACCCCTGAGAGCACTAAGGACATGATCGCTACTGATGAGGATGTGAAGGATGACTCTGCTGAAGATTTGATCTCCACCCTAACAGACACCTCTATGGAGAAATCCGTccagtaggcctaatgaacattTCAATATAGCAAAAGCTATACTATGATCAATGAATAAAAACAGTTAATATTTCTGCAGCAAATGTTCACTACTGTTGATATGTGAAGCAGCATGCTTAGGTTAGGCATATGTGTTTGAATTCaccaa containing:
- the LOC123482660 gene encoding uncharacterized protein LOC123482660 isoform X3 → MGQTLSDPVTLVSPWEQRKETHKHKKKPKEKSIPPALTFLQLCTLLSCVRMKKTPFDPFQSGEGRKATTIHDTNYNNDSDTGSDYSASDVKRIKNKSKGKDHKRRTTLETEKDNKQRSNSETKQKEKKQSIYPAVAALQLFTLFCCGGKVKLKKTRASQYRQSKKDQDEDTASDTGSDWSGGDVTTKKVKDKSNGKANQRTPRQVKTHVEEIYIRPDSPTLPRAHSSLSQFSLARNLAILPLEWQLPGVPLTTSSMATRTERKPSTTNTSTQAQTETQTTDMNTDTQTTATSQRQISMVTTQSSETMTEVHTSDSSTQNSTPDMALTPESTKDMIATDEDVKDDSAEDLISTLTDTSMEKSVQ
- the LOC123482660 gene encoding uncharacterized protein LOC123482660 isoform X4 gives rise to the protein MGQTLSDPVTLVSPWEQRKETHKHKKKPKEKSIPPALTFLQLCTLLSCVRMKKTPFDPFQSGEGRKATTIHDTNYNNDSDTGSDYSASDVKRIKNKSKGKVSPVEKSKETKQKEKKQSIYPAVAALQLFTLFCCGGKVKLKKTRASQYRQSKKDQDEDTASDTGSDWSGGDVTTKKVKDKSNGKANQRTPRQVKTHVEEIYIRPDSPTLPRAHSSLSQFSLARNLAILPLEWQLPGVPLTTSSMATRTERKPSTTNTSTQAQTETQTTDMNTDTQTTATSQRQISMVTTQSSETMTEVHTSDSSTQNSTPDMALTPESTKDMIATDEDVKDDSAEDLISTLTDTSMEKSVQ
- the LOC123482660 gene encoding uncharacterized protein LOC123482660 isoform X2 — protein: MVTERRDSSTLRSGIPSPMGPWRSSTLKKLEGGFCEAFLKFGAQGYHSQGSNSAPTFALTSAINPNIRVLQLVEDLRVALEGQVDQEEHESMSRQVPMDTAHTLLDWLEKGGVSPVEKSKETKQKEKKQSIYPAVAALQLFTLFCCGGKVKLKKTRASQYRQSKKDQDEDTASDTGSDWSGGDVTTKKVKDKSNGKANQRTPRQVKTHVEEIYIRPDSPTLPRAHSSLSQFSLARNLAILPLEWQLPGVPLTTSSMATRTERKPSTTNTSTQAQTETQTTDMNTDTQTTATSQRQISMVTTQSSETMTEVHTSDSSTQNSTPDMALTPESTKDMIATDEDVKDDSAEDLISTLTDTSMEKSVQ
- the LOC123482660 gene encoding uncharacterized protein LOC123482660 isoform X1; protein product: MGQTLSDPVTLVSPWEQRKETHKHKKKPKEKSIPPALTFLQLCTLLSCVRMKKTPFDPFQSGEGRKATTIHDTNYNNDSDTGSDYSASDVKRIKNKSKGKDHKRRTTLETEKDNKQRSNSVSPVEKSKETKQKEKKQSIYPAVAALQLFTLFCCGGKVKLKKTRASQYRQSKKDQDEDTASDTGSDWSGGDVTTKKVKDKSNGKANQRTPRQVKTHVEEIYIRPDSPTLPRAHSSLSQFSLARNLAILPLEWQLPGVPLTTSSMATRTERKPSTTNTSTQAQTETQTTDMNTDTQTTATSQRQISMVTTQSSETMTEVHTSDSSTQNSTPDMALTPESTKDMIATDEDVKDDSAEDLISTLTDTSMEKSVQ